Proteins from one Setaria italica strain Yugu1 chromosome V, Setaria_italica_v2.0, whole genome shotgun sequence genomic window:
- the LOC101760307 gene encoding cytosolic sulfotransferase 5, which yields MSFSVQTVPQQEADAQAEETNQQLYQRFTDLVSSLPSSDGLSHQRLYLHGQGWRTGQMPMVGAMVAGARFAARPTDVILASLPKTGTTWTQALLYATVHRREHPPDAADHPFHSFGPHECVQNLEFQIYTCGRVPDIGDLPDPRLFSTHVPFAALPGSVAGGGCKVVYVCRDPKDTLVSLWHFMNKLRAKEGMGLLSAEVAADMFCAGESPFGPYWEHVLGYWRAHLARPDRVLFFRYEEMMRDPAAHVRRLAEFVGLPFGGAGEDGTADAIVRLCAFEHMCGLEATKSGRTVVGTRSVENSIFFRRGVVGDWVNHLSPETARRIDDITRSKFEGSGLTV from the coding sequence ATGTCGTTCTCCGTGCAAACCGTTCCCCAGCAAGAAGCCGATGCGCAAGCGGAGGAAACCAACCAGCAACTCTACCAGCGTTTCACCGACCTGGTCTCCTCCCTGCCGAGCTCCGATGGCCTGTCGCACCAGCGGCTCTACCTCCACGGCCAAGGCTGGCGCACCGGCCAGATGCCCATGGTCGGTGCCATGGTCGCCGGCGCCCGCTTCGCCGCGCGGCCCACGGACGTCATCCTCGCCAGCCTGCCCAAGACCGGCACCACGTGGACCCAAGCGCTCCTCTACGCCACCGTGCACCGGCGGGAGCACCCTCCGGACGCCGCCGACCACCCTTTCCACTCCTTCGGCCCCCACGAGTGCGTCCAGAACTTGGAGTTCCAGATCTACACTTGCGGCAGAGTCCCCGACATCGGCGACCTCCCGGATCCGAGGCTCTTCTCCACGCACGTCCCCTTCGCGGCGCTGCCGGGGtctgtcgccggcggcggctgcaagGTCGTGTACGTGTGCCGCGACCCCAAGGACACCCTGGTCTCTCTATGGCATTTCATGAACAAGCTCAGGGCCAAGGAGGGGATGGGGCTCCTCTccgccgaggtcgccgccgACATGTTCTGCGCCGGCGAGTCGCCGTTCGGCCCGTACTGGGAGCACGTGCTCGGGTACTGGCGTGCGCACCTGGCGCGGCCCGACCGGGTGCTCTTCTTCCGGTACGAGGAGATGATGAGGGACCCCGCGGCGCACGTCCGGCGGCTGGCGGAGTTCGTGGGGCTCCCGTtcggcggcgctggcgaggaCGGCACGGCGGACGCCATCGTCAGGCTGTGCGCTTTCGAGCACATGTGCGGGCTTGAGGCGACGAAAAGCGGCAGGACGGTGGTGGGGACCAGGTCTGTGGAGAACAGCATCTTCTTCCGGCGTGGCGTGGTGGGGGACTGGGTGAACCACCTCTCACCGGAGACGGCGCGGCGCATCGACGACATCACGCGCTCCAAGTTCGAGGGCTCCGGTCTCACCGTCTAG